Proteins co-encoded in one Jeotgalibacillus malaysiensis genomic window:
- a CDS encoding 6-phospho 3-hexuloisomerase yields MKTIIETVGIEMTNVLSSVNEEEALAVSKELKKASRIFIAGEGRSGLMGKAFAMRLMHGGFSVYVIGETITPSIEKGDLLVAISGSGSTGAILQFASKAKETGAKVLLVTTSKDSKIGKLSDVTLVIPAATKYRRKEEPNTIQPLGNQFDQAVHLVLDAIIIGTIQGDEEEYQTMTKRHANME; encoded by the coding sequence ATGAAAACCATCATTGAAACAGTCGGAATTGAGATGACCAACGTTTTGTCTTCGGTTAATGAAGAAGAGGCACTCGCAGTAAGCAAAGAACTGAAAAAGGCCAGTCGGATTTTTATCGCAGGAGAAGGCAGATCAGGGTTAATGGGAAAAGCTTTTGCCATGAGATTAATGCACGGCGGCTTTTCAGTATATGTCATTGGTGAAACGATTACCCCAAGCATTGAAAAAGGGGATCTGCTAGTCGCTATCTCAGGATCAGGATCAACAGGAGCAATCCTTCAGTTTGCTTCTAAAGCAAAAGAAACTGGAGCAAAAGTACTGCTCGTTACAACCAGCAAGGATTCAAAAATAGGAAAACTCAGTGATGTAACGCTCGTGATTCCGGCGGCTACGAAATACCGCCGTAAAGAAGAGCCTAATACGATTCAGCCACTTGGCAATCAATTCGATCAGGCTGTACACCTCGTACTTGATGCAATCATTATCGGCACCATTCAAGGGGACGAAGAGGAATACCAAACGATGACAAAGCGCCACGCGAATATGGAATAG
- a CDS encoding iron-sulfur cluster assembly protein HesB has protein sequence MKIQLALDRLSKEECFRLIEETEEYIDWIEIGTGVIKEYGMSIIREVKQRYPDTTLVADMKTCDAGAAEAAQAFEAGADISTVMAFSADNTISDTLSIAGKYGKRMMIDLLGVEDPDRVRRIEQLGADLVSLHYGKDMQHQGAMNVNLFDLLSVNSALEVAVAGGINADSLPALLHKSPSIVIVGSAITKAPDSKRAAEELKGVIESDENHH, from the coding sequence ATGAAGATACAGCTTGCACTTGACCGTTTATCAAAAGAAGAGTGTTTCAGATTAATAGAAGAAACTGAAGAATACATTGACTGGATTGAAATTGGCACCGGTGTCATTAAGGAATACGGGATGTCAATCATCAGAGAAGTAAAGCAGCGTTATCCGGATACAACACTCGTAGCTGATATGAAGACCTGTGATGCAGGCGCTGCTGAAGCTGCTCAGGCGTTTGAAGCAGGGGCAGACATTTCTACTGTGATGGCTTTTTCAGCAGATAACACCATCTCAGATACGCTTTCAATCGCGGGTAAGTATGGAAAAAGAATGATGATCGATCTGCTGGGCGTGGAAGATCCTGACCGGGTGAGGAGAATCGAGCAGCTTGGTGCTGATTTAGTCAGCCTGCACTATGGGAAGGATATGCAGCACCAAGGTGCGATGAACGTTAATCTTTTTGATCTGTTAAGTGTGAACTCAGCGCTTGAAGTTGCTGTAGCAGGCGGGATCAATGCTGACAGCCTGCCCGCACTGTTACATAAGTCGCCTTCAATTGTGATTGTTGGAAGCGCTATCACAAAGGCGCCTGATAGTAAAAGGGCTGCTGAAGAGCTGAAAGGAGTGATTGAATCTGATGAAAACCATCATTGA